A genomic stretch from Streptococcus oralis includes:
- the rpsA gene encoding 30S ribosomal protein S1 yields the protein MNEFEDLLNSVSQVEPGDVVSAEVLTVDATQANVAISGTGVEGVLTLRELTNDRDADINDFVKVGEVLDVLVLRQVVGKDTDTVTYLVSKKRLEARKAWDKLVGREEEVVTVKGTRAVKGGLSVEFEGVRGFIPASMLDTRFVRNTERFVGQEFDAKIKEVDPKENRFILSRREVVEAATAAARAEVFGKLAVGDVVTGKVARITSFGAFIDLGGVDGLVHLTELSHERNVSPKSVVTVGEEIEVKILDLNEEEGRVSLSLKATTPGPWDGVEQKLAKGDVVEGTVKRLTDFGAFVEVLPGIDGLVHVSQISHKRIENPKEALTVGQEVTVKVLDVNADAERVSLSIKALEERPAQEEGQKEEKRAARPRRPKRQEKRDFELPETQTGFSMADLFGDIEL from the coding sequence ATGAACGAATTTGAAGATTTGCTAAATAGCGTTAGCCAAGTTGAGCCTGGTGATGTTGTTAGTGCTGAAGTATTGACAGTTGATGCGACTCAAGCTAACGTTGCAATCTCTGGGACTGGTGTTGAAGGTGTCTTGACTCTTCGCGAATTGACAAACGATCGCGATGCAGATATCAATGACTTTGTTAAAGTAGGAGAAGTATTGGATGTTCTTGTACTTCGTCAAGTAGTTGGTAAAGATACTGATACAGTTACATACCTTGTATCTAAAAAACGCCTTGAAGCTCGCAAAGCATGGGACAAACTTGTAGGACGCGAAGAAGAAGTTGTTACTGTTAAAGGAACTCGTGCTGTTAAAGGTGGACTTTCAGTAGAATTTGAAGGTGTTCGTGGATTTATCCCAGCTTCAATGTTGGATACTCGTTTCGTACGTAATACTGAGCGTTTCGTAGGTCAAGAATTTGATGCTAAAATCAAAGAAGTTGATCCTAAAGAAAACCGTTTCATCCTTTCACGTCGTGAAGTTGTTGAAGCAGCTACTGCAGCAGCTCGTGCTGAAGTATTCGGTAAATTGGCTGTTGGTGATGTAGTAACTGGTAAAGTTGCTCGTATCACAAGCTTTGGTGCTTTCATCGACCTTGGTGGTGTTGACGGATTGGTTCACTTAACTGAATTGTCACACGAACGTAACGTATCACCTAAATCAGTTGTAACTGTTGGTGAAGAAATTGAAGTGAAGATCCTTGATCTTAACGAAGAAGAAGGACGCGTATCACTTTCACTTAAAGCAACAACACCTGGACCATGGGATGGCGTTGAGCAAAAATTGGCTAAAGGTGATGTAGTAGAAGGAACAGTTAAACGTTTGACTGACTTCGGTGCATTTGTTGAAGTATTGCCAGGTATCGATGGACTTGTTCACGTATCACAAATTTCACACAAACGTATCGAAAATCCAAAAGAAGCTCTTACTGTTGGTCAAGAAGTTACTGTTAAAGTCCTTGATGTTAACGCTGATGCAGAACGTGTATCACTTTCTATCAAAGCCCTTGAAGAACGTCCAGCTCAAGAAGAAGGACAAAAAGAAGAGAAACGTGCTGCTCGTCCACGTCGTCCAAAACGTCAAGAAAAACGTGATTTCGAACTTCCAGAAACACAAACAGGATTTTCAATGGCTGACTTGTTCGGAGATATCGAACTTTAA
- a CDS encoding DUF2969 domain-containing protein: MSKKDKKIEIQLTDAKVTVGKDSYEGYVLTIGKKVIGEIAELDSQFAIIKNGNVDSFYKKLEKAVEILIENYNLTK; the protein is encoded by the coding sequence ATGAGTAAAAAAGATAAGAAAATTGAAATTCAATTAACAGATGCAAAAGTGACTGTTGGAAAAGACAGTTATGAAGGTTACGTTTTGACGATCGGTAAAAAGGTTATTGGTGAAATTGCCGAATTAGATAGCCAATTTGCCATCATAAAGAATGGAAATGTCGATAGTTTTTATAAAAAACTTGAAAAAGCTGTGGAAATTTTGATTGAAAACTATAATTTAACAAAATAA
- a CDS encoding branched-chain amino acid aminotransferase: MTVAIDWENLGFAYMKLPYRYIAYYKNGQWNQGELTEDATLHISESSPSLHYGQQAFEGLKAYRTKDGSVQLFRPDENAKRLQRTCDRLLMPQVPTEMFVEACKAVVRANEEYVPPYGTGGTLYLRPLLIGVGDIIGVKPAEEYIFTIFAMPVGNYFKGGLVPTNFLIQDEYDRAAPNGTGAAKVGGNYAASLLPGKIAKSRNFSDVIYLDPSTHTKIEEVGSANFFGITADNEFVTPLSPSILPSITKYSLLYLAEHRLGLTPVEGDVPIDNLDRFVEAGACGTAAVISPIGGIQHGDDFHVFYSETEVGPVTRKLYDELTGIQFGDVEAPEGWIVKVD; this comes from the coding sequence ATGACAGTTGCAATTGATTGGGAAAACCTTGGATTTGCTTATATGAAATTACCTTACCGTTATATCGCTTACTACAAAAATGGTCAATGGAATCAAGGAGAATTGACAGAGGATGCAACCTTGCATATTTCAGAGTCTTCTCCAAGTCTCCACTATGGACAGCAAGCATTTGAGGGATTGAAAGCCTATCGTACTAAGGACGGCAGTGTTCAATTGTTCCGTCCTGACGAAAATGCTAAGCGTTTGCAACGTACTTGTGACCGTCTTTTGATGCCACAAGTTCCGACAGAAATGTTTGTAGAAGCTTGTAAAGCAGTTGTGCGTGCAAATGAAGAATACGTCCCACCATATGGAACAGGTGGAACCCTTTATCTTCGTCCTCTCTTGATTGGTGTCGGAGATATCATCGGGGTAAAACCAGCAGAAGAGTACATTTTCACTATCTTTGCTATGCCAGTTGGAAATTACTTTAAGGGTGGATTGGTTCCAACCAATTTCTTGATTCAGGATGAATACGACCGTGCAGCTCCAAATGGTACGGGTGCGGCCAAGGTAGGTGGGAACTATGCTGCTAGTCTCCTTCCAGGTAAAATAGCCAAGTCTCGCAACTTTTCTGACGTTATCTACCTAGACCCATCTACACATACAAAGATTGAAGAAGTCGGATCAGCCAACTTCTTTGGAATCACGGCAGACAATGAATTTGTTACGCCATTGAGTCCATCTATCTTGCCATCCATTACCAAGTACTCTTTGCTTTACTTGGCAGAACACCGCTTGGGCTTGACACCGGTTGAAGGTGATGTTCCGATTGACAATCTGGATCGTTTTGTAGAGGCAGGTGCCTGTGGAACAGCAGCGGTTATTTCGCCAATTGGGGGAATCCAGCACGGTGACGATTTCCATGTTTTCTATAGTGAAACAGAAGTAGGTCCTGTAACACGAAAACTCTATGATGAATTGACTGGTATCCAATTCGGTGATGTAGAAGCGCCAGAAGGTTGGATTGTCAAAGTGGACTAA
- the parC gene encoding DNA topoisomerase IV subunit A — translation MSNIQNMSLEDIMGERFGRYSKYIIQDRALPDIRDGLKPVQRRILYSMNKDGNTFDKSYRKSAKSVGNIMGNFHPHGDSSIYDAMVRMSQDWKNREILVEMHGNNGSMDGDPPAAMRYTEARLSEIAGYLLQDIEKKTVPFAWNFDDTEKEPTVLPAAFPNLLVNGSTGISAGYATDIPPHNLAEVIDATVYMIDHPTAKVDKLMEFLPGPDFPTGAIIQGRDEIKKAYETGKGRVVVRSKTEIEKLKGGKEQIVITEIPYEINKANLVKKIDDVRVNNKVAGIAEVRDESDREGLRIAIELKKDANTDLVLNYLFKYTDLQINYNFNMVAIDNFTPRQVGIVPILSSYIAHRREVILARSRFDKEKAEKRLHIVEGLIRVISILDEVIALIRASENKADAKENLKVSYEFTEEQAEAIVTLQLYRLTNTDVVVLQEEEAELREKIAMLAAIIGDERTMYNLMKKELREVKKKFATPRLSALEDTANVIEIDTASLIAEEDTYVSVTKAGYIKRTSPRSFAASTLEEIGKRDDDRLIFVQSAKTTQHLLMFTTLGNVIYRPIHELADIRWKDIGEHLSQTITNFETNEEILYAEVVEQFDDATTYFAATRLGQIKRVERKEFSPWRTYKSKSVKYAKLKDETDQIVAVAPIKLDDVLLISQNGYALRFNIEEVPVVGAKAAGVKAMNLKEDDALQAAFTCNTSSFYLLTQRGSLKRVSIEEIPATSRAKRGLQVLRELKNKPHRVFLAGAVSEQGFVGDLFSTEVEENDQTLLVQSNKGTIYESRLQDLNLSERTSNGSFISDTISDEEVFDAYLKEVFKEDKANS, via the coding sequence ATGTCTAACATTCAAAACATGTCCCTGGAGGACATCATGGGAGAGCGCTTTGGTCGCTACTCCAAGTACATTATTCAAGACCGGGCTTTGCCAGACATTCGTGATGGCTTGAAGCCGGTTCAGCGTCGTATTCTTTATTCGATGAATAAAGATGGCAATACCTTTGATAAGAGCTACCGTAAGTCAGCTAAGTCTGTCGGTAACATCATGGGGAATTTCCACCCCCACGGCGACAGTTCTATCTATGATGCCATGGTTCGTATGTCTCAGGACTGGAAAAATCGTGAGATTCTAGTTGAAATGCATGGTAATAACGGTTCCATGGATGGTGATCCGCCTGCGGCGATGCGTTATACTGAGGCGCGCTTGTCTGAGATTGCTGGTTATCTTCTTCAGGATATCGAGAAAAAGACAGTTCCTTTTGCTTGGAACTTTGACGATACCGAGAAAGAGCCGACGGTTTTGCCAGCAGCCTTTCCCAACCTCTTAGTCAATGGTTCGACTGGGATTTCGGCTGGATATGCTACGGATATTCCACCGCATAATTTGGCTGAGGTTATCGATGCGACAGTTTACATGATTGACCATCCGACTGCCAAGGTTGATAAACTCATGGAATTCTTGCCTGGACCAGACTTCCCTACAGGAGCTATCATCCAAGGGCGTGATGAAATCAAGAAGGCTTATGAAACTGGGAAAGGGCGCGTGGTTGTTCGTTCTAAGACGGAGATTGAAAAGCTAAAAGGCGGTAAGGAGCAAATCGTTATCACTGAGATTCCTTATGAAATCAATAAGGCCAATCTGGTCAAGAAAATCGATGATGTTCGTGTCAATAACAAGGTGGCTGGTATTGCTGAGGTTCGTGATGAGTCTGACCGTGAAGGTCTTCGTATCGCTATCGAACTCAAGAAAGATGCTAATACCGATCTCGTTCTTAACTATCTCTTCAAATATACTGACCTACAAATCAATTACAACTTTAACATGGTGGCGATTGACAATTTTACGCCTCGTCAGGTTGGGATCGTCCCAATCTTATCTAGCTATATAGCCCACCGTCGTGAAGTGATTTTGGCTCGTTCCCGCTTTGACAAGGAAAAGGCTGAAAAACGCCTCCATATCGTTGAAGGTTTGATTCGCGTGATTTCGATTTTGGACGAAGTCATTGCTCTTATTCGTGCTTCTGAGAACAAGGCTGACGCTAAAGAAAATCTCAAGGTCAGCTATGAGTTTACTGAGGAACAGGCTGAGGCCATCGTTACCTTGCAACTTTACCGTTTGACCAATACAGACGTGGTTGTCTTGCAGGAAGAAGAAGCAGAACTTCGTGAAAAGATTGCCATGCTTGCTGCTATCATTGGTGATGAACGGACTATGTACAATCTCATGAAGAAAGAGCTTCGTGAGGTTAAGAAGAAATTTGCGACTCCACGTTTGAGTGCTTTAGAAGATACAGCAAACGTAATTGAGATTGATACAGCGAGCCTCATCGCAGAGGAAGATACCTATGTCAGCGTGACCAAGGCAGGTTACATCAAGCGTACTAGCCCACGTTCCTTTGCGGCATCCACTCTGGAAGAAATTGGCAAGCGTGATGATGATCGTTTGATCTTTGTTCAATCTGCCAAGACAACACAGCACCTCTTGATGTTCACAACTCTTGGAAATGTCATCTATCGACCAATCCATGAATTGGCAGACATTCGCTGGAAGGACATCGGAGAGCATCTGAGCCAGACCATTACAAACTTTGAAACTAACGAAGAAATTCTCTATGCAGAAGTAGTGGAGCAGTTTGATGATGCGACAACCTACTTTGCAGCGACTCGCCTTGGTCAAATCAAGCGTGTAGAACGAAAAGAATTCTCTCCATGGAGAACCTATAAGTCGAAGTCTGTTAAGTACGCTAAGCTCAAAGACGAGACAGACCAGATTGTAGCAGTGGCTCCGATTAAACTAGATGATGTTCTTTTGATTAGTCAAAACGGTTATGCCCTTCGTTTCAATATCGAAGAGGTTCCGGTTGTTGGTGCCAAGGCTGCGGGTGTCAAGGCTATGAACCTGAAAGAAGATGATGCACTTCAGGCTGCCTTTACCTGTAACACTTCATCCTTCTACCTCTTGACCCAACGTGGAAGCTTGAAACGCGTTTCCATTGAGGAAATTCCAGCGACCAGCCGTGCCAAACGAGGACTACAAGTCTTGCGTGAGCTAAAAAATAAACCGCATCGTGTATTCTTGGCTGGAGCAGTTTCAGAGCAAGGATTCGTTGGTGATCTTTTTAGTACAGAAGTAGAAGAAAACGACCAAACGTTACTTGTCCAATCTAACAAGGGAACAATCTATGAAAGCCGATTGCAAGACCTCAACTTGTCAGAACGTACTAGCAATGGAAGCTTTATTTCAGATACTATTTCAGATGAAGAAGTTTTCGATGCTTACCTCAAAGAAGTCTTTAAAGAAGATAAAGCAAATTCTTAA
- a CDS encoding CPBP family intramembrane glutamic endopeptidase, producing the protein MKHLQNNKITKFLLISFLISWGFGWGLLAFLTQMRLLSLTSPLGVFLHLLGGFGPTIAAISCLPQKSIKSIVSFILEDSKKYILLFLLLIFVQTGVIAFSSKELNPAFPLGNLFVVFLSAVCVYGGEEELGWRGILQPTLETRFSFWISGLITGCIWAIWHVPLWFVIGSSQSRMPFILFSLFAIYLSIVLAAVFKKTKSILYCAIFHGLINTLLSLFVIKINLLFILGLVGLLFFSHYLQRNS; encoded by the coding sequence ATGAAACATTTACAAAATAATAAGATAACAAAATTTTTACTGATTAGTTTTCTCATTTCTTGGGGATTTGGTTGGGGATTGCTCGCTTTTCTGACGCAAATGAGACTCTTAAGTCTAACAAGTCCACTAGGAGTTTTTCTCCATTTACTAGGAGGTTTCGGTCCAACCATTGCAGCCATTTCTTGTTTGCCTCAAAAATCCATTAAAAGCATAGTCTCTTTTATCTTAGAGGACTCAAAGAAATATATTTTGTTATTTCTTTTACTAATTTTCGTGCAGACAGGTGTCATTGCTTTCTCATCTAAGGAGCTTAATCCGGCTTTTCCACTAGGAAATTTGTTTGTTGTTTTTTTGAGTGCAGTCTGTGTTTATGGTGGCGAAGAAGAATTGGGATGGCGAGGCATCTTGCAACCAACTTTGGAAACTAGATTCTCCTTTTGGATTTCCGGTTTGATAACAGGTTGTATTTGGGCAATATGGCATGTACCTTTATGGTTTGTGATTGGAAGTTCCCAAAGTAGGATGCCTTTTATATTATTCAGTCTATTTGCAATTTATCTCAGTATTGTTCTAGCAGCTGTTTTCAAAAAGACTAAGTCGATCCTTTATTGCGCCATTTTTCACGGCCTAATTAATACCCTACTTAGCTTATTTGTTATTAAAATTAATCTTTTATTCATTCTAGGATTAGTAGGATTGCTCTTCTTTTCTCACTACCTACAAAGAAACAGTTAA
- a CDS encoding aminoglycoside 6-adenylyltransferase yields the protein MRTETEMIDLIFQTAKALKVNAVAMSGSRTDTKAPKDEFQDYDVVYVVEDLDGLLADLTWLERFGKRMIEQHNVLDHRHLYLMLFEDGNRIDLTLCPKEHIQEWVDSEAGFTVLEYPKGLFEPYSPSPQRYWTSPASQTDFEKACNEFWWVSAYVVKGIRRKQLLYATDHLYGICQQELLKLLAWQVAADKETVDVGKNYKYLFQYLPAEKEKEFSVLLDFSSKEKITQSLFATMDLFHREAQAFSLKTDFHYDKVTAEKMIEYAKERLETNETFTK from the coding sequence ATGAGAACTGAAACCGAAATGATAGATTTAATTTTTCAAACCGCAAAAGCGCTAAAAGTAAACGCTGTCGCTATGTCTGGTTCACGGACTGATACAAAAGCACCAAAAGATGAGTTTCAAGACTATGATGTGGTCTATGTTGTGGAGGATTTGGATGGTCTGTTAGCTGACCTGACTTGGTTGGAAAGGTTTGGCAAGCGCATGATTGAGCAGCATAACGTACTTGACCATCGCCACCTCTATCTCATGCTCTTTGAAGATGGCAATCGGATAGATTTGACCCTTTGCCCTAAGGAGCACATTCAAGAGTGGGTGGATAGTGAAGCAGGATTCACCGTTTTAGAATATCCTAAGGGTTTGTTTGAACCTTATTCACCGAGTCCTCAACGTTACTGGACAAGTCCAGCTAGTCAGACAGATTTTGAAAAAGCTTGTAACGAATTTTGGTGGGTTTCCGCCTATGTGGTTAAGGGTATTCGTCGCAAGCAACTTCTCTATGCCACTGACCATCTCTACGGCATTTGTCAACAAGAATTGCTCAAGCTTTTAGCTTGGCAAGTGGCAGCAGATAAGGAAACGGTCGATGTTGGCAAGAACTACAAGTACCTCTTTCAGTATTTGCCTGCTGAGAAAGAGAAAGAATTTTCTGTTCTGCTTGATTTTTCAAGTAAAGAGAAAATCACTCAGTCTTTGTTTGCTACGATGGACCTTTTCCACAGAGAAGCGCAGGCCTTCTCTCTTAAAACCGACTTCCACTATGACAAAGTAACTGCAGAGAAGATGATCGAGTATGCTAAGGAGAGACTCGAAACAAATGAAACATTTACAAAATAA
- a CDS encoding DNA/RNA non-specific endonuclease — MNVKQKILGRLGLENDEELLNLLDLSNRLDKIKHFYPEFQFSTNNLIEMSWENNGYFKLIGSDNKKTKETTSFRRGWETILKFPARSDDFGPLNETPDAFPKGNIPKGNSEDWYFHRGHIFARRFHKYVVGYKILNAQHQDTQEKWSKISIDSRAKNLFTQFSRANKAQAEIEEKVHQLLQSEESVYYEVKAVFKDPADKYPIGTEIFYVSLSSHDEFAHYFIPNVDFGFNLENSQTDYADFYKNGYSEENHRKFFADSDREHRNWQISENESCTVESNSGNFSIRELSKIAVDSLIENLKTDREIKLYKDVQDGKQLKFSGVTLTHYTSTGTLLLQGNKLQEFEKVKQYLLDYLSKED, encoded by the coding sequence ATGAATGTCAAACAGAAAATATTAGGCAGATTGGGATTAGAAAATGATGAAGAATTACTTAATCTTCTAGATCTTAGCAATAGACTAGATAAGATTAAGCATTTTTATCCCGAATTTCAATTCAGTACAAATAATTTGATTGAAATGTCATGGGAAAATAATGGATATTTTAAGCTAATCGGCTCCGATAATAAAAAAACTAAGGAAACTACTTCTTTTAGAAGAGGATGGGAAACGATTTTAAAGTTTCCCGCCAGAAGTGATGATTTTGGGCCATTAAATGAAACTCCGGATGCTTTTCCGAAAGGAAATATTCCAAAAGGGAATAGTGAAGATTGGTACTTTCACAGAGGACATATTTTTGCGAGAAGATTCCATAAATATGTAGTTGGATATAAAATTTTAAATGCTCAACATCAGGATACCCAAGAAAAGTGGTCTAAAATTTCTATCGATTCTCGGGCTAAAAATCTTTTTACACAATTTTCTAGAGCAAATAAAGCGCAAGCAGAAATCGAAGAAAAAGTGCACCAGTTATTGCAAAGTGAAGAATCAGTCTATTATGAAGTAAAAGCTGTCTTTAAAGATCCAGCTGACAAATATCCTATTGGAACTGAAATATTTTATGTATCACTATCATCACACGATGAGTTCGCACACTATTTTATTCCAAACGTTGATTTTGGTTTTAATTTAGAAAACTCACAAACGGACTATGCTGATTTTTATAAGAATGGATATAGTGAAGAAAATCATAGAAAGTTTTTTGCTGATAGTGATAGAGAACATAGAAATTGGCAGATTAGCGAGAACGAATCTTGTACTGTGGAGTCGAATAGTGGTAATTTTTCTATTAGAGAATTATCTAAGATAGCGGTAGATAGTCTCATTGAAAATCTGAAAACTGATCGGGAAATTAAATTGTATAAGGATGTTCAAGATGGGAAGCAATTAAAATTTTCAGGTGTAACATTAACTCATTATACTTCTACAGGTACGCTGTTATTACAGGGAAATAAATTGCAAGAGTTTGAAAAGGTCAAACAATACCTTTTAGACTATCTGTCTAAGGAAGACTGA